A stretch of Bordetella petrii DNA encodes these proteins:
- a CDS encoding TauD/TfdA dioxygenase family protein, with the protein MAHPGISLDHQVLHDGFVVEIHEKIEQLLQDAAAIEQLRLLWQQAPVMVFRRQSIEEHEQVQFSQQFGTCEVISRKDILSPYQDEVIYFSTLRYADGRGVGGFAGGDDVAWHSDQTFMRQPATGAMLYGVEVPKGGGDIYWANQYGAWDSLPADIQALIEGRTGTYRYAKRMAIMNPLELKKDTAQAKAMLSLPDATHPLVLTHPITGRKALYADPTTLVAIDGLSDADNERVLPLLFEAGSRPELVYRHKVRNGDLVMWDNGCTMHRRDEMRLDQPRLMKRTTFRLSPQAYCAPH; encoded by the coding sequence ATGGCACACCCCGGCATCAGCCTGGACCACCAGGTACTGCACGACGGCTTCGTCGTGGAAATACACGAGAAAATCGAGCAGCTGCTGCAGGATGCCGCCGCCATCGAGCAGCTGCGCCTGCTGTGGCAGCAGGCGCCCGTCATGGTGTTCCGGCGCCAGTCCATCGAAGAGCACGAGCAGGTGCAGTTCAGCCAGCAATTCGGCACCTGCGAAGTCATCAGCCGCAAAGACATCCTGTCGCCCTACCAGGACGAGGTCATTTACTTCAGTACGCTGCGCTATGCCGACGGGCGGGGCGTGGGCGGTTTTGCCGGCGGCGATGACGTGGCCTGGCATTCGGACCAGACCTTCATGCGCCAGCCGGCCACGGGCGCCATGCTGTACGGCGTGGAAGTGCCCAAGGGCGGCGGCGACATCTACTGGGCCAACCAGTACGGCGCCTGGGACAGCCTGCCGGCCGACATTCAGGCGCTGATCGAAGGCCGCACCGGCACGTACCGCTATGCCAAGCGCATGGCCATCATGAACCCGCTGGAACTGAAAAAAGACACTGCCCAGGCCAAGGCGATGCTGAGCCTGCCCGACGCCACGCATCCGCTGGTGCTGACGCACCCCATTACCGGGCGCAAGGCGCTGTACGCCGACCCGACCACGCTGGTGGCGATCGACGGCCTGAGCGACGCCGACAACGAGCGCGTGCTGCCGCTGCTGTTCGAGGCGGGCAGCCGCCCCGAACTGGTGTACCGGCACAAGGTGCGCAACGGCGACCTGGTCATGTGGGACAACGGCTGCACCATGCACCGGCGCGACGAAATGCGGCTGGACCAGCCGCGCCTGATGAAGCGCACCACGTTCCGGCTGTCGCCCCAGGCCTACTGCGCGCCGCACTGA
- a CDS encoding 4-carboxy-4-hydroxy-2-oxoadipate aldolase/oxaloacetate decarboxylase, whose amino-acid sequence MNRSLVYLRVNRVDAAVCAQAQEATVSDLHEAEFAAGRRGLMSSRMRPVLAGRRIAGPAVTAYCGPGDNLMMHRALYLAQPGDVLVVVCEPAISGAQWGDMAARYALKKGLAGIVVQGCVRDTDMLRELGSPTWSTHVLSSHPDKAGHGRVNAPLVCDGVSVSPGDLIVADGDGVICVPREHAAQSVERALARMRKEDAMAQEVANGAAVWDLSGAAASYAKMDIQEIDAAFDDVK is encoded by the coding sequence GTGAATCGATCCCTAGTCTATCTGCGCGTGAACCGCGTGGACGCCGCCGTTTGCGCGCAGGCGCAGGAAGCCACCGTGTCCGACCTGCACGAGGCCGAGTTCGCCGCCGGCCGGCGCGGCCTGATGTCCAGCCGCATGCGGCCCGTGCTGGCCGGCCGGCGCATCGCCGGCCCCGCCGTCACCGCCTATTGCGGCCCGGGCGACAACCTGATGATGCATCGGGCGCTGTACCTGGCGCAGCCGGGCGACGTGCTGGTAGTGGTGTGCGAGCCGGCGATCTCGGGCGCGCAATGGGGCGACATGGCGGCGCGCTATGCGCTGAAGAAAGGCCTGGCCGGCATCGTGGTGCAGGGCTGCGTGCGCGACACCGATATGCTGCGCGAACTGGGCAGCCCGACCTGGTCCACCCACGTGCTGTCGTCGCATCCGGACAAGGCCGGGCACGGCCGCGTCAACGCGCCGCTAGTGTGCGACGGCGTGTCGGTGTCGCCCGGCGACCTGATCGTGGCCGACGGCGACGGCGTGATCTGCGTGCCGCGCGAGCACGCGGCGCAATCGGTGGAACGCGCCCTGGCCCGCATGCGCAAAGAAGACGCCATGGCCCAGGAAGTGGCCAACGGCGCCGCAGTATGGGACCTGAGCGGCGCGGCGGCCAGCTACGCCAAGATGGACATCCAGGAAATCGACGCCGCCTTCGATGACGTGAAGTAG
- a CDS encoding LysR family transcriptional regulator produces the protein MALSSDALRVFLAVVDTGSMSAAAEFLGQTASGVSRSLSRLETQLGVTLLTRTTRRMELTEEGQLFMQRARGIVGDLDDAEECMRIRRQQPAGKLRVDASAPVMLHCVVPHIAEFRQRYPEIALELTSNDRIVDLVEHRTDIALRAGPLSDSSLHARPLRPSRRLVVASPAYVARRGAPATAEALRQHELLGFTQPETLNVWPLRHAGGAEFTIVPTLAASSGETQRQLAIDGVGIACLSEFMLKADLAEGRLVQLLEDACTDYVQPMHAVYYRNTQLARRIACFLDFFAERL, from the coding sequence ATGGCACTCAGCTCTGATGCTTTGCGCGTCTTTCTGGCGGTGGTGGACACAGGCAGCATGAGCGCCGCCGCCGAGTTCCTGGGGCAGACGGCCTCGGGCGTCAGCCGCAGCCTGTCGCGCCTGGAAACGCAGCTGGGGGTGACGCTGCTGACGCGCACCACCCGGCGCATGGAGCTGACCGAAGAAGGGCAGTTGTTCATGCAGCGCGCGCGCGGCATCGTGGGCGACCTGGACGACGCTGAAGAATGCATGCGCATCCGCCGCCAGCAGCCGGCCGGCAAGCTGCGGGTGGATGCCTCGGCGCCGGTCATGCTGCACTGTGTGGTGCCGCACATCGCCGAGTTCCGCCAGCGCTATCCCGAAATCGCCCTGGAACTGACCAGCAACGACCGCATCGTCGATCTGGTCGAGCACCGCACCGATATTGCGCTGCGCGCCGGCCCGCTGTCGGATTCCAGCCTGCACGCGCGGCCGCTGCGGCCGTCGCGCCGGCTGGTGGTGGCCAGCCCGGCCTACGTGGCGCGCCGCGGCGCGCCGGCCACGGCCGAAGCGCTGCGCCAGCACGAGCTGCTGGGCTTCACGCAGCCCGAAACCCTGAACGTATGGCCGCTGCGCCATGCGGGCGGCGCCGAATTCACCATCGTGCCCACCCTGGCGGCGTCCAGCGGCGAAACCCAGCGCCAGCTGGCCATCGACGGCGTGGGTATTGCCTGCCTGTCCGAATTCATGCTGAAGGCCGACTTGGCCGAGGGGCGGCTGGTGCAACTGCTGGAAGACGCCTGCACCGACTACGTGCAGCCCATGCATGCGGTGTACTACCGCAACACGCAGCTGGCGCGCCGCATCGCCTGCTTCCTGGATTTCTTCGCCGAACGTCTTTGA
- a CDS encoding MFS transporter encodes MPIALWALAVGAFGIGTTEFVIMGLLPEVGADLGVSLSSAGLLVTGYALGVVVGAPPVAILTTRLPRKTLLLGLMLIFTLGNLACALAPGYGTLMAARVLTSLAHGAFFGVGSVVATSLVKPEKQASAIALMFTGLTLANVLGVPFGTWLGQAWGWRATFWAVTGVGIVAMLAIATWVPRSRGDQGGNLMGELRALTRPQVLLGFAMTVLGFGGVFTAFTYIAPLLTELAGFSPGAVSPILLLFGVGLVAGNTYGGKLADRRLMPTLVGSLALLAVVLAVFSLTVHAKFAAVATVALLGAAAFATVPPLQMRVLEKAGDAPNLASAFNIAAFNLGNAAGAWLGGLTIDHGPGLAATPLVAAAVTASGLAIALYSWRLDRRPCALATA; translated from the coding sequence ATGCCTATCGCGCTATGGGCGCTGGCCGTGGGGGCTTTTGGCATCGGCACCACGGAATTCGTCATCATGGGCCTGCTGCCCGAAGTCGGCGCCGATCTGGGCGTCTCGCTATCCAGCGCCGGGCTGCTGGTTACCGGCTACGCCCTGGGCGTGGTGGTCGGCGCGCCCCCCGTCGCTATCCTGACCACCCGGCTGCCGCGCAAGACGCTGCTGCTGGGCCTGATGCTGATCTTCACGCTGGGCAACCTGGCCTGTGCCTTGGCGCCGGGCTACGGCACGCTGATGGCGGCGCGGGTGCTGACCTCGCTGGCGCACGGCGCGTTCTTCGGCGTGGGCTCGGTGGTGGCCACCAGCCTGGTCAAGCCCGAAAAGCAGGCCTCGGCCATCGCCTTGATGTTCACCGGCCTGACCCTGGCCAACGTGCTGGGCGTGCCCTTCGGCACCTGGCTGGGCCAGGCCTGGGGCTGGCGCGCCACGTTCTGGGCGGTTACCGGCGTGGGCATCGTGGCCATGCTGGCCATTGCCACCTGGGTGCCGCGCAGCCGCGGCGACCAAGGCGGCAACCTGATGGGCGAACTGCGCGCCCTTACCCGCCCGCAGGTGCTGTTGGGCTTTGCCATGACGGTGCTGGGCTTTGGCGGCGTGTTCACGGCATTTACGTACATTGCCCCGCTGCTGACCGAGCTGGCGGGCTTCAGCCCGGGCGCGGTGTCGCCCATTCTGCTGCTGTTCGGCGTGGGGCTGGTGGCGGGCAACACCTATGGCGGCAAGCTGGCCGACCGGCGGCTGATGCCCACCCTGGTGGGCAGCCTGGCCCTGCTGGCCGTGGTGCTGGCGGTGTTCAGCCTGACCGTGCACGCCAAGTTCGCCGCCGTCGCCACGGTAGCCCTGCTGGGCGCCGCCGCCTTCGCGACCGTGCCGCCGCTGCAGATGCGCGTGCTGGAAAAAGCCGGCGATGCGCCCAACCTGGCATCGGCCTTCAACATCGCCGCCTTCAACCTGGGCAATGCCGCCGGCGCCTGGCTGGGCGGCCTGACCATCGACCACGGCCCCGGCCTGGCCGCCACGCCCCTGGTCGCCGCGGCCGTCACCGCCAGCGGCCTGGCCATCGCCCTGTACAGCTGGCGGCTGGACCGCCGGCCCTGCGCGCTGGCCACGGCCTGA
- a CDS encoding aldo/keto reductase has protein sequence MIPTKPLSRDGGSIPALGLGVFRMPAEDTSRMVKTALQLGYRHIDTAQIYGNEADVGRGLAESGVARDAVFVTTKVWVDHYRGADFRQSVQDSLDRLRTDYVDLLLLHWPSGAVPLAEQIAALNEAHADGRARHIGVSNFTTALMREAAALSAAPLANNQVEYHPYLDQSAVRAEAQRLGMSITAYYGMADGKVLQDPVIGEMARRLGKTPAQIALRWLVQQDNVIALSKTLRADRAADNARIFDFELDAADMRALAGLARPDGRLVSPDGLAPQWD, from the coding sequence ATGATCCCCACCAAACCCCTGTCCCGCGACGGCGGCTCGATTCCCGCGCTGGGCCTGGGCGTGTTCCGCATGCCGGCCGAAGACACGTCGCGCATGGTCAAGACCGCCCTGCAGCTGGGCTATCGCCATATCGATACCGCCCAGATCTACGGCAACGAGGCCGACGTGGGCCGAGGCCTGGCTGAATCGGGCGTGGCGCGCGACGCGGTGTTCGTGACCACCAAGGTCTGGGTAGACCACTACCGCGGCGCCGACTTCCGCCAGTCGGTGCAAGACAGCCTGGACCGGCTGCGCACCGATTACGTCGACCTGCTGCTGTTGCACTGGCCCAGCGGCGCAGTGCCGCTGGCCGAGCAGATTGCCGCACTGAACGAGGCGCACGCCGACGGCCGCGCGCGCCACATCGGCGTCAGCAACTTCACCACCGCGTTGATGCGCGAAGCCGCGGCGCTGAGCGCCGCGCCGCTGGCCAACAACCAGGTCGAATACCACCCCTACCTGGATCAGTCGGCCGTGCGCGCCGAAGCGCAGCGCCTGGGCATGAGCATCACCGCCTACTACGGCATGGCCGACGGCAAGGTGCTGCAAGATCCGGTTATCGGCGAGATGGCCCGGCGCCTGGGCAAGACGCCGGCGCAAATCGCGCTGCGCTGGCTGGTGCAGCAGGACAATGTCATTGCCCTGAGCAAGACCCTGCGCGCCGACCGGGCGGCCGACAACGCACGCATTTTCGACTTCGAGCTCGACGCCGCCGACATGCGTGCGCTGGCCGGGCTGGCGCGCCCGGACGGCCGCCTGGTGTCGCCCGACGGGCTCGCGCCGCAGTGGGATTGA
- a CDS encoding SDR family oxidoreductase: MNLKLNGKVTVVTGGSKGIGLAVANAFAAEGAYVAIIARNPEGLEQARTQLQASGHNVAVFPADLSDPQAAARAIERIETEIGPIDILVNSAGAARRHEPEDLDAAKWRAAMDAKFFPYIHVQDAVLPRMRARAATRPAGATNGIVVNIIGNGGKRPTSIHLAGGSANAALMLSTVGLAAHYAQYGIRINAINPGPIFTQRVEQALDLDASRRGITRDEALAESQARIPMGRYGKAEEVADVALFLASARASYVVGAIIPMDGGASAMI; the protein is encoded by the coding sequence GTGAATCTGAAACTGAACGGCAAGGTAACGGTCGTGACGGGCGGCAGCAAGGGCATCGGCCTTGCGGTGGCGAATGCGTTCGCCGCCGAAGGCGCGTACGTGGCCATCATCGCGCGCAATCCCGAAGGCCTGGAACAGGCGCGCACGCAGCTGCAGGCCAGCGGCCACAACGTGGCGGTGTTTCCGGCCGACCTGTCCGACCCGCAGGCCGCCGCGCGGGCCATCGAACGCATCGAAACCGAAATCGGTCCCATCGACATCCTGGTCAACAGCGCCGGCGCGGCGCGCCGGCACGAACCCGAAGACCTGGACGCGGCCAAATGGCGCGCTGCCATGGACGCCAAGTTCTTTCCGTACATCCATGTGCAGGACGCAGTGCTGCCGCGCATGCGCGCCCGGGCGGCCACGCGGCCGGCGGGCGCCACCAACGGCATTGTGGTGAACATCATCGGCAACGGCGGCAAGCGCCCCACCAGCATCCACCTGGCGGGCGGATCGGCCAATGCGGCGCTGATGCTGTCCACCGTGGGCCTGGCGGCCCACTACGCGCAGTACGGCATACGCATCAATGCGATCAATCCGGGGCCGATCTTCACCCAGCGGGTGGAACAGGCGCTGGACCTGGACGCCAGCCGGCGCGGCATCACGCGCGACGAAGCCCTGGCCGAAAGCCAGGCGCGCATCCCGATGGGCCGCTACGGCAAGGCTGAAGAAGTCGCCGACGTGGCGCTGTTCCTGGCCAGCGCGCGCGCATCGTATGTGGTGGGCGCCATCATCCCGATGGATGGCGGCGCGTCGGCAATGATCTGA
- the ilvD gene encoding dihydroxy-acid dehydratase, which translates to MPQYRSRTSTHGRNMAGARALWRATGMQDGDFGKPIIAVVNSFTQFVPGHVHLRDLGALVAREIEAAGGVAKEFNTIAVDDGIAMGHGGMLYSLPSRELIADSVEYMVNAHCADAMVCISNCDKITPGMLMAAMRLNIPVVFVSGGPMEAGKIKSPTDGKVIAKIDLIDAMIKAADPNITDAEAEQFERSACPTCGSCSGMFTANSMNCLTEAIGLALPGNGTIVATHAWRQGLFEQAGRLVVDLCRRYYEQDDASVLPRSIATKSAFQNAMTLDVAMGGSTNTVLHLLAAAQEAGVDFTMSDIDRISRKVPCLCKAAPATDKYHIEDVHRAGGILGILGELARADLLDLSCGNVHSGTLGAAIEQWDINGGAGEAAQKFFRAAPGGIPTTVAFSQDATFLTLDLDRQAGCIRSKQHAYSQDGGLAVLYGNLAPKGCIVKTAGVDESQWVFTGRARVFESQDDAVEGILGDKVVAGDVVVIRYEGPKGGPGMQEMLYPTSYLKSKGLGKTCALFTDGRFSGGSSGLVIGHASPEAAEGGNVGLVEDGDTIEIDIPNRKINLAVSDDELAKRRAAMDARGAQAWKPVDRQRVVSQALQAYAALATSADRGAVRDVSQLKR; encoded by the coding sequence ATGCCGCAATACCGTTCCCGCACGTCCACCCACGGCCGCAACATGGCCGGCGCCCGCGCCCTGTGGCGCGCCACCGGCATGCAGGACGGCGATTTCGGCAAGCCCATCATCGCGGTGGTCAACTCGTTCACGCAGTTCGTGCCGGGCCACGTGCACCTGCGCGACCTGGGCGCGCTGGTGGCCAGGGAAATCGAAGCCGCCGGCGGCGTCGCCAAAGAATTCAACACCATCGCCGTCGATGACGGCATTGCCATGGGCCATGGCGGCATGCTGTATTCGCTGCCGTCGCGCGAGCTGATCGCCGATTCGGTCGAATACATGGTCAATGCGCACTGCGCCGACGCCATGGTGTGCATCTCGAACTGCGACAAGATCACTCCGGGCATGCTGATGGCCGCGATGCGGCTGAACATTCCCGTGGTGTTCGTTTCGGGCGGCCCCATGGAAGCCGGCAAGATCAAGTCGCCCACCGACGGCAAGGTCATCGCCAAGATCGACCTGATCGATGCCATGATCAAGGCCGCCGACCCCAACATCACCGACGCCGAGGCCGAGCAGTTCGAGCGCAGCGCCTGTCCCACTTGCGGCTCGTGCTCGGGCATGTTCACGGCCAATTCCATGAACTGCCTGACCGAGGCCATCGGCCTGGCGCTGCCGGGCAACGGCACCATCGTGGCCACGCACGCGTGGCGCCAGGGCCTGTTCGAGCAGGCCGGCCGCCTGGTTGTCGACCTGTGCCGCCGCTATTACGAACAAGACGACGCGTCGGTGCTGCCGCGCAGCATCGCCACCAAAAGCGCCTTCCAGAACGCCATGACGCTGGACGTGGCCATGGGCGGATCCACCAATACCGTGCTGCACCTGCTGGCCGCGGCGCAAGAGGCGGGCGTGGATTTCACCATGTCCGACATCGACCGCATTTCGCGCAAGGTGCCGTGCCTGTGCAAGGCGGCGCCGGCCACCGACAAGTACCACATCGAAGACGTGCACCGCGCCGGCGGCATCCTGGGCATCCTGGGCGAACTGGCGCGCGCCGACCTGCTGGACCTGAGCTGCGGCAACGTGCACAGCGGCACGCTGGGCGCCGCCATCGAGCAGTGGGACATCAACGGCGGCGCCGGCGAAGCCGCGCAGAAGTTCTTCCGCGCGGCGCCGGGCGGCATTCCTACCACCGTGGCCTTCAGCCAGGACGCCACCTTCCTGACGCTCGACCTCGACCGCCAGGCCGGCTGCATCCGCAGCAAACAACACGCCTATTCCCAGGACGGCGGGCTGGCCGTGCTGTACGGCAACCTGGCGCCCAAGGGCTGCATCGTGAAGACGGCGGGCGTGGATGAATCGCAATGGGTCTTCACCGGCCGCGCGCGCGTGTTCGAAAGCCAGGACGACGCGGTCGAAGGCATTCTGGGCGACAAGGTCGTGGCCGGCGACGTGGTGGTGATCCGCTACGAAGGCCCGAAGGGCGGGCCGGGCATGCAGGAAATGCTGTATCCCACCTCGTACCTGAAATCCAAGGGCCTGGGCAAGACTTGCGCCCTGTTCACCGACGGCCGCTTCTCGGGCGGATCGTCGGGCCTGGTCATCGGCCATGCCTCGCCGGAAGCGGCCGAAGGCGGCAACGTGGGCCTGGTCGAAGACGGCGACACCATCGAGATCGACATCCCCAACCGCAAGATCAACCTGGCCGTGTCCGATGACGAACTGGCCAAGCGGCGCGCCGCCATGGATGCGCGCGGCGCGCAGGCCTGGAAGCCGGTCGACCGCCAGCGCGTGGTCTCGCAGGCCCTGCAGGCCTACGCCGCCCTGGCCACCTCGGCCGACCGCGGCGCCGTGCGCGACGTGTCGCAACTGAAGCGCTAG
- a CDS encoding LysR family transcriptional regulator — protein MRGLNLDHLRIFLDVIELGSFSAAADRHGLTQPAVSLQVRQLERRYGLRLAERVGRKVAATAAGADLLAHIRAIDAAVEQAERSMQAHSAQVVGRVRLGTGATACTYLLPPLLADLRRRFPALEIVASTGNTTDVLRGIEANTLDIGLVTLPAPGRMFQVTPVLDDEFVAIFPASGRLPARITAQALADRPLVLFEPGARTRGLVDDWFEAAGLRARPAMELGSTEAMKEIVAAGLGCAILPRMAMPAGRGRPGLRVRPLAPRLSRTLAVVLRGDKPLHRGLGQLHAALLALGGARG, from the coding sequence ATGCGCGGCCTGAACCTGGACCACCTGCGCATCTTCCTGGATGTGATCGAGCTGGGCAGCTTCTCGGCCGCCGCCGACAGGCACGGGCTGACCCAGCCGGCGGTCAGCCTGCAGGTGCGCCAGCTGGAACGCCGCTATGGCCTGCGGCTGGCCGAGCGGGTGGGCCGCAAAGTGGCCGCAACCGCTGCCGGCGCCGACCTGCTGGCCCACATCCGCGCCATCGACGCCGCGGTCGAGCAGGCCGAGCGCAGCATGCAGGCGCACAGCGCGCAGGTGGTCGGGCGGGTGCGGCTGGGCACCGGCGCCACCGCCTGTACCTATTTGCTGCCGCCCCTGCTGGCCGATCTGCGGCGGCGTTTCCCGGCCCTGGAAATCGTGGCCAGCACCGGCAATACCACTGACGTGCTGCGCGGCATCGAGGCCAACACCCTGGACATCGGCCTGGTCACGCTGCCCGCGCCCGGCCGCATGTTCCAGGTGACGCCGGTGCTCGACGACGAGTTCGTGGCCATTTTCCCGGCCAGCGGCAGGCTGCCGGCGCGCATCACGGCGCAGGCGCTGGCCGACCGGCCGCTGGTGCTGTTCGAGCCGGGCGCGCGCACCCGCGGGCTGGTCGACGACTGGTTCGAGGCCGCCGGCCTGCGGGCCCGGCCCGCCATGGAACTGGGCAGCACCGAGGCCATGAAAGAAATCGTGGCGGCAGGCCTGGGCTGCGCCATCCTGCCCCGCATGGCCATGCCCGCGGGCCGCGGCCGCCCCGGCCTGCGCGTACGGCCGCTGGCCCCGCGCCTGTCGCGCACCCTGGCGGTGGTGCTGCGCGGCGACAAGCCCCTGCACCGCGGATTGGGCCAGCTGCACGCGGCCCTGCTGGCCCTGGGCGGCGCGCGAGGCTGA
- a CDS encoding GNAT family N-acetyltransferase, with the protein MPASASTPLIVRDSTADDIDAIQAIYAHHVRHGTASFELEPPSADEIRARREAVLAQRLPYLAAELDGELVGYAYCTPYRPRPAYRHTVEDSVYVKPGKAGHGIGGRLLAALIERCTAGGWRQMLAVVGDSRNAASLALHASQGFHPAGTLRSVGYKFGQWRDTVLMQRALGNGDHSAPAERHG; encoded by the coding sequence ATGCCCGCCTCTGCATCCACCCCATTGATCGTGCGCGACAGCACCGCCGACGATATCGACGCCATCCAGGCCATCTACGCCCATCACGTGCGGCACGGCACCGCCTCGTTCGAGCTCGAGCCGCCGTCGGCCGACGAAATACGGGCTCGGCGCGAAGCCGTGCTGGCGCAGCGCCTGCCCTACCTGGCGGCCGAACTCGACGGCGAATTGGTCGGCTATGCCTACTGCACGCCGTACCGGCCGCGGCCGGCCTACCGCCACACCGTGGAAGACTCGGTATACGTGAAGCCGGGCAAAGCCGGCCACGGCATCGGCGGGCGCCTGCTGGCCGCGCTGATCGAGCGCTGCACCGCCGGCGGCTGGCGGCAGATGCTGGCCGTGGTGGGCGACAGCCGCAACGCGGCCTCGCTGGCCCTGCACGCCAGCCAGGGCTTCCATCCGGCCGGCACCCTGCGTTCGGTGGGCTACAAGTTCGGCCAGTGGCGCGACACGGTGCTGATGCAGCGGGCGCTGGGCAACGGCGACCACAGCGCCCCCGCCGAACGCCACGGCTGA
- a CDS encoding MFS transporter translates to MPAVIPARAVICLGLTQLVNWGVSFYLISNFGPAMQAELGWSVAQIYGGFSLAIVIMAAASPMAGRAIDRWGGQRVMPAGSVLVALGCALLAAAHAALPYYAAWVVLGVGMRLTLYDAAFAALARIGGPQARRAMSQITLFGGLASTVMWPVGQLLAQWLGWRGAVLAYAGFSLLILPLYLALPRGRYAAGAEQAAERPGLARTPADQRLAQGLYALIAMLANFLTAANATHLIAMLTGLGLAASTAVGISALWGIGQVSARLLELLFGGRLHPLMLNLATTAVMPLCFVAGALAGHPVAAALYACLYGACNGLLTITRGTLPLALFDYRVYGALVGRLLVPGFLLTAAAPVAYGELIAWQGPRAAMVASMLLAGVILAASAWLYVRFRR, encoded by the coding sequence GTGCCTGCCGTCATCCCCGCGCGCGCGGTCATCTGCCTGGGCCTGACCCAGCTGGTGAACTGGGGCGTGTCGTTCTACCTGATCAGCAATTTCGGCCCGGCCATGCAGGCCGAGCTGGGCTGGAGCGTGGCGCAGATCTACGGCGGCTTTTCGCTGGCCATCGTGATCATGGCCGCCGCCTCGCCCATGGCGGGCCGCGCCATCGACCGCTGGGGCGGCCAGCGCGTCATGCCGGCCGGATCGGTGCTGGTGGCGCTGGGCTGCGCGCTGCTGGCCGCCGCGCACGCGGCGCTGCCCTACTATGCGGCCTGGGTGGTGCTGGGCGTGGGCATGCGGCTGACGCTGTACGACGCCGCCTTCGCCGCGCTGGCCCGCATCGGCGGCCCGCAGGCGCGGCGCGCCATGTCGCAGATCACGCTGTTCGGCGGGCTGGCGTCCACCGTGATGTGGCCGGTGGGGCAACTGCTGGCGCAGTGGCTGGGCTGGCGCGGCGCGGTGCTGGCCTATGCGGGGTTCTCGCTGTTGATCCTGCCGTTGTACCTGGCGCTGCCGCGCGGCCGCTATGCGGCCGGGGCGGAACAGGCCGCCGAGCGCCCCGGCCTGGCCCGCACGCCGGCCGACCAGCGGCTGGCGCAAGGCCTGTATGCGCTGATCGCCATGCTGGCCAACTTCCTGACCGCCGCCAATGCCACGCACTTGATCGCCATGCTGACCGGGCTGGGGCTGGCGGCGTCGACCGCGGTCGGCATCTCGGCCCTGTGGGGCATCGGCCAGGTCAGCGCCCGCCTGCTGGAGCTGCTGTTCGGCGGACGATTGCATCCACTGATGCTGAACCTGGCCACCACCGCCGTGATGCCGCTGTGCTTCGTGGCCGGCGCGTTGGCCGGGCATCCGGTGGCGGCCGCCCTGTATGCCTGCCTGTACGGCGCCTGCAACGGCCTGCTCACCATTACCCGCGGCACGCTGCCGCTGGCTCTGTTCGACTACCGGGTGTATGGCGCGCTGGTGGGCCGGCTGCTGGTGCCCGGCTTTCTGCTGACGGCGGCGGCGCCGGTGGCCTACGGGGAATTGATCGCCTGGCAGGGGCCGCGGGCGGCGATGGTGGCATCGATGCTGCTGGCCGGCGTGATCCTGGCGGCGTCGGCGTGGCTGTATGTGCGCTTCCGCAGGTAA
- the queC gene encoding 7-cyano-7-deazaguanine synthase QueC has product MQNHSRRALVLFSGGQDSTTCLAWALDRYAHVETVAFDYGQRHRIELDARLNVLREVRAGFPHWAARLGEDHLLDLRVLGQVGDTAMTSDRAIEMQANGLPNTFVPGRNLLFLTLAAALGYRRQLDVLVGGMCETDFSGYPDCRDDTIKAQQVALGLGLGSRVTIETPLMWIDKADTWALAQQLGGKALVDIVVEHSHTCYLGERGARHDWGYGCGQCPACALRKAGWERWKRRQAA; this is encoded by the coding sequence ATGCAGAATCATTCCCGCCGCGCGCTGGTCCTGTTTTCCGGCGGCCAGGATTCAACCACCTGCCTGGCGTGGGCGCTTGACCGGTACGCGCATGTCGAGACCGTGGCGTTCGACTACGGCCAGCGCCACCGCATCGAGCTCGATGCGCGGCTGAACGTGCTGCGCGAAGTGCGCGCCGGCTTTCCGCATTGGGCGGCGCGGCTGGGCGAAGACCATCTGCTCGACCTGCGGGTGCTGGGCCAGGTGGGCGACACCGCCATGACCAGCGACCGCGCCATCGAAATGCAGGCCAACGGCCTGCCCAATACCTTCGTGCCGGGCCGCAACCTGCTGTTCCTGACCCTGGCGGCCGCGCTGGGCTACCGGCGCCAGCTCGATGTGCTGGTGGGCGGCATGTGCGAAACCGATTTCTCGGGCTACCCCGACTGCCGCGACGACACCATCAAGGCGCAGCAAGTGGCGCTAGGCCTGGGGCTGGGGTCGCGCGTCACCATCGAGACGCCGCTGATGTGGATAGACAAGGCCGATACCTGGGCGCTGGCGCAGCAGCTGGGCGGCAAGGCGCTGGTGGACATCGTGGTCGAGCACAGCCATACCTGCTACCTGGGCGAGCGCGGCGCACGGCACGACTGGGGATATGGATGCGGGCAATGTCCCGCCTGCGCGTTGCGCAAGGCGGGCTGGGAACGCTGGAAGCGCCGGCAGGCGGCGTAG